From Pseudomonas sp. LS1212, the proteins below share one genomic window:
- a CDS encoding methyl-accepting chemotaxis protein: MRLKLLTNFNTLLLVTVCIALGATLWWSQRALERPYLLMERYLGLSQQFQDQVARNIQDYLGSGDALRHSNALQAIAALQQESTELPLALAERIRPSLESLQVFSSTDLLAAGKLAGDPQVLLLQAEREIGASLEQLAQYAQGSGNPDAARYQPPLFGAAQHLARLSLAREKLVSSGRSELASDVERELSAIVGHAQALETLPLLGVTASLESSADDFAAMMGLQSDAKTETQDAGVDLKRQLHSLLNRYPAELNRTREQIQRRAELGARAVDRIAAVQSAIAGLEPEVRSQHGRIQSEVRVIQSVMIALILLIALLIDTLQRRLARVLTHLAPALSQWAEGDFSRPIALGATNREMHDIQESLNRLRDYLVDLVGTIRSNAEQVAGSSRALADLSSGLHNGAERQAGDTAQIRDALGELEATIQQVAGDASQAADASRDAGRAVQQGQAVIGQSLTGLHALVGEVQGNAQMIERLAEESATIGGVLTVIRSIADQTNLLALNAAIEAARAGEMGRGFAVVAEEVRSLAQRTAGATGEIQALIASLQQAARQSVEGMRAQVEHAEATASKAQAADGALDEIVAAIQTIAETAVRIADATAYQSGAVSEIRDHSERIHELGADNLQRIGEGRHEGEQLLVLGGQLHTAVQAFRV; the protein is encoded by the coding sequence ATGCGCCTGAAACTCCTCACCAATTTCAACACCCTGTTGCTGGTCACCGTCTGCATCGCTTTGGGCGCCACGCTCTGGTGGTCGCAACGGGCGCTGGAGCGTCCCTATCTGTTGATGGAACGCTATCTGGGACTGTCGCAACAGTTTCAGGATCAGGTTGCCCGCAACATTCAGGACTACCTGGGCAGTGGCGATGCGCTGCGTCACAGCAATGCCCTGCAGGCCATTGCCGCGCTGCAGCAGGAAAGCACCGAGCTGCCTTTGGCGCTGGCCGAACGGATACGCCCAAGCCTGGAATCCCTGCAGGTATTCAGCAGTACCGACCTGCTCGCCGCCGGCAAGCTGGCAGGCGACCCCCAGGTCCTGCTGCTGCAGGCCGAACGCGAAATCGGCGCCAGCCTCGAGCAGTTGGCGCAATATGCCCAGGGCAGCGGCAACCCCGATGCGGCTCGCTACCAACCGCCGCTGTTCGGCGCCGCGCAGCATCTGGCGCGCTTGTCGCTGGCCCGGGAAAAGCTGGTCAGCAGCGGACGCAGCGAACTGGCCAGCGATGTCGAGCGTGAGTTGTCGGCCATCGTCGGCCATGCGCAAGCCCTCGAAACCCTGCCGCTGCTGGGAGTCACAGCCAGTCTCGAATCCAGCGCCGATGATTTCGCCGCCATGATGGGGCTGCAGAGCGACGCGAAAACCGAAACACAGGATGCCGGCGTAGACCTCAAGCGCCAGCTGCACAGCCTGCTCAACCGCTACCCCGCCGAATTGAACCGTACCCGCGAGCAGATCCAGCGTCGAGCCGAGTTGGGTGCCCGCGCCGTTGACCGGATCGCTGCCGTGCAATCGGCCATCGCGGGCCTGGAGCCCGAAGTGCGCAGCCAGCACGGTCGGATCCAAAGTGAGGTGCGAGTCATCCAGAGCGTAATGATTGCCCTGATCCTGCTGATCGCTTTGTTGATAGACACCCTGCAGCGTCGCCTGGCCCGGGTGCTGACCCATCTGGCGCCAGCACTCTCGCAATGGGCCGAAGGCGACTTCAGCCGCCCGATTGCCCTGGGAGCCACCAATCGCGAGATGCATGACATTCAGGAGTCGTTGAACCGCCTGCGCGATTACCTGGTCGATCTGGTCGGGACGATCCGCAGCAACGCCGAACAAGTGGCCGGCAGCAGCCGCGCATTGGCCGACCTGAGCAGCGGCCTGCACAACGGCGCCGAACGCCAGGCCGGGGACACAGCGCAGATCCGCGATGCGCTGGGCGAATTGGAGGCGACCATCCAGCAGGTCGCCGGTGACGCCAGCCAGGCTGCCGATGCCAGCCGCGATGCCGGTCGAGCAGTGCAGCAGGGCCAGGCCGTGATCGGCCAGAGCCTGACCGGGCTGCATGCACTGGTGGGCGAAGTACAAGGCAATGCGCAAATGATCGAACGATTGGCCGAAGAGTCGGCGACGATCGGCGGGGTCCTGACGGTGATTCGTTCAATTGCCGATCAGACCAACCTGCTGGCCCTGAACGCTGCCATCGAGGCTGCTCGCGCCGGCGAAATGGGCCGCGGCTTTGCCGTGGTCGCCGAGGAGGTCCGCTCGCTGGCCCAACGCACCGCAGGCGCTACCGGCGAGATCCAGGCACTGATTGCCAGCCTGCAACAGGCCGCACGGCAATCGGTGGAGGGCATGCGCGCCCAGGTCGAACATGCCGAAGCGACCGCGAGCAAGGCCCAGGCAGCCGACGGCGCGCTGGACGAGATCGTCGCCGCGATCCAGACGATCGCCGAAACAGCCGTACGCATCGCCGACGCGACGGCGTATCAGAGTGGAGCGGTCAGCGAGATCCGGGATCACAGCGAACGCATTCACGAGTTGGGTGCCGATAACCTGCAGCGTATTGGCGAGGGGCGGCATGAGGGGGAACAGTTGTTGGTGCTGGGGGGGCAGTTGCATACGGCGGTGCAGGCTTTCCGGGTTTGA
- a CDS encoding PleD family two-component system response regulator, with protein MTEPEDPNRERLKHHFAQRVIHQARQLLEIWQRLQRSEGAASDLTELSQANLRLLRFAERFEQPEHIRLAHTIGQTLLAVEDNHGRLSSELIHEFNRLMQRLSRTGLRQGDQLEQTPLPPLRKPIYLMLQDHERGDRLAKQLEFFGLCAQSLKSVAAFRASMAEGLPAAIVMDVDFCGPGLGLTLAAQAQEGLEQKLPLLFFSLHETDTPTRLAAVRAGAQEFLTGALEASSLLEKVEALTCVAQYEPFKVLIIDDSRAQALHTERLLNNAGFVTQTLIDPIRAMAELADFQPDLIILDMYMPACTGTELAKVIRHNDRYVSVPIIYLSAEDDLEKQLDAMSEGGDDFLTKPIQPRHLITTVRNRASRARNLKARMVRDSLTGLYNHTHILQLLEDCSYRARRENKPLSFAMLDIDHFKKVNDSHGHPMGDRVIKSLALFLKQRLRKTDFIGRYGGEEFAIVMPDTDLTAAYNVLDEIRQRFAEIHYPAQPRDLSCTFSAGVVQLCEGMDSLLMASLADEALYRAKSGGRNRIRRAD; from the coding sequence ATGACCGAGCCAGAAGATCCCAACCGTGAGCGTCTCAAGCATCACTTTGCCCAGCGGGTCATTCATCAAGCTCGTCAACTTCTTGAGATCTGGCAGCGCCTGCAGCGCAGCGAAGGGGCCGCAAGCGACCTGACCGAGCTCTCGCAAGCCAATCTTCGACTGCTGAGGTTCGCTGAACGTTTCGAGCAACCCGAACACATACGGTTGGCGCATACCATCGGCCAGACGCTACTGGCCGTCGAAGACAATCACGGGCGGCTGAGCAGCGAGTTGATCCATGAGTTCAATCGCTTGATGCAACGGCTGTCACGCACCGGCCTGCGCCAGGGCGATCAACTGGAGCAAACCCCGCTACCGCCCCTGCGTAAACCAATCTACCTGATGTTGCAGGACCATGAGCGGGGCGACCGCCTGGCCAAACAACTGGAGTTTTTCGGCCTGTGCGCCCAGTCGCTCAAGAGTGTAGCGGCCTTTCGTGCTTCCATGGCCGAAGGACTTCCAGCGGCGATCGTCATGGACGTCGACTTCTGCGGCCCCGGCCTGGGATTGACGCTGGCGGCGCAGGCACAGGAGGGCCTGGAGCAAAAACTGCCACTGCTGTTCTTCAGCCTGCATGAAACCGATACTCCGACCCGCCTGGCCGCGGTGCGAGCCGGCGCCCAGGAATTCCTGACCGGCGCCCTTGAAGCCTCCAGCCTGCTGGAGAAAGTCGAGGCCCTTACCTGCGTTGCGCAGTACGAACCCTTCAAGGTGCTGATCATCGACGACTCCAGGGCCCAGGCGCTGCACACCGAACGCCTGCTCAACAACGCCGGGTTCGTCACGCAGACACTGATCGATCCAATCCGGGCCATGGCCGAACTGGCCGACTTCCAGCCCGACCTGATCATTCTCGATATGTACATGCCTGCCTGCACCGGTACGGAGCTGGCCAAGGTCATCCGCCACAACGATCGCTACGTCAGCGTACCGATCATTTACCTGTCGGCCGAAGACGATCTGGAAAAACAGCTCGACGCCATGAGCGAAGGCGGCGACGACTTCCTGACCAAGCCGATCCAGCCGCGCCACCTCATCACTACCGTACGCAACCGCGCCTCACGGGCGCGCAACCTCAAGGCCCGGATGGTCCGCGACAGCCTCACGGGCCTGTACAACCACACGCATATCCTGCAACTGCTCGAAGACTGCAGCTACCGCGCCAGGCGCGAAAACAAGCCGCTGAGCTTTGCCATGCTCGATATCGACCATTTCAAAAAGGTCAACGACAGCCACGGCCATCCCATGGGCGATCGCGTCATCAAGAGCCTGGCCCTGTTTCTGAAACAACGCTTGCGCAAGACGGACTTCATTGGCCGCTATGGCGGCGAAGAATTCGCCATCGTCATGCCCGACACGGACCTGACAGCGGCCTACAACGTTCTGGACGAAATTCGCCAGCGCTTCGCCGAAATTCATTACCCTGCCCAACCGCGCGACCTGTCGTGCACCTTCAGCGCCGGTGTCGTGCAGCTGTGCGAAGGCATGGACAGCCTGCTCATGGCCAGCCTGGCCGATGAAGCGCTTTATCGAGCCAAGAGCGGCGGACGCAACCGAATCAGGCGCGCCGACTAG
- a CDS encoding DUF2333 family protein: MLDWKNRTGKPQARERVDARGAGARSYFSGLLLSRALGTLLFLYLLVAAIVGWYWSAEPDLFPVQQNAQMAAERANKPMVVGYTTVETLKTVAGTLLNKPGGYISNDRFPPGLWMDNMPSWEYGVLVQVRDLSRALRKDFARSQSQSTEDADLAKAEPRFNFDNKSWILPSSESEFQEGINSLTRYQTRLSAQDQKNALFYTRADNLNNWLGDVATRLGSLSQRLSASVGRVKLNSSLKTDTFTPGQVPQVDEEVVETPWLQIDNVFYEARGQAWALSHLLRAIEVDFADVLAKKNATVSVRQIIRELEASQESLWSPMVLNGSGFGVWANHSLVMANYVSRANAAVIDLRQLLSQG, encoded by the coding sequence ATGCTGGACTGGAAAAACCGTACAGGCAAACCGCAGGCGCGAGAGCGCGTCGATGCCAGAGGGGCCGGAGCACGCAGTTACTTCAGTGGATTGTTGCTCAGTCGCGCGCTTGGTACGTTGCTGTTCCTGTACCTTTTGGTGGCAGCCATTGTGGGTTGGTACTGGAGCGCCGAGCCCGATCTGTTCCCGGTGCAGCAGAATGCACAAATGGCTGCGGAGCGGGCGAACAAGCCCATGGTGGTCGGCTATACCACCGTGGAAACGCTCAAGACCGTCGCCGGTACGCTGTTGAACAAACCTGGCGGCTACATTTCCAACGACCGTTTTCCGCCAGGGCTGTGGATGGACAACATGCCCAGCTGGGAGTACGGCGTGCTGGTCCAGGTGCGTGACCTGAGCCGTGCCTTGCGCAAGGACTTTGCCCGTTCCCAGTCGCAGTCGACCGAAGACGCCGACCTGGCCAAGGCCGAACCGCGTTTCAACTTCGACAACAAGAGCTGGATCCTGCCGTCCAGCGAGTCGGAGTTCCAGGAGGGCATCAACTCCCTGACCCGCTATCAGACACGCTTGTCTGCACAGGATCAGAAAAACGCCCTGTTCTATACCCGCGCCGATAACCTGAACAACTGGCTGGGTGATGTCGCCACGCGGCTGGGTTCGTTGTCGCAACGACTGTCGGCCAGTGTCGGGCGGGTCAAGCTCAACAGCAGCTTGAAGACCGATACCTTCACACCGGGGCAGGTACCTCAGGTGGACGAGGAAGTGGTGGAAACCCCGTGGCTGCAAATCGATAACGTCTTCTATGAAGCCCGTGGCCAGGCCTGGGCACTGTCGCACCTGCTGCGGGCCATCGAAGTCGATTTCGCCGACGTGCTGGCCAAGAAGAACGCCACCGTCAGCGTGCGCCAGATCATTCGTGAGCTGGAAGCATCGCAAGAGTCGCTGTGGAGCCCAATGGTGCTCAATGGCAGCGGCTTCGGGGTATGGGCCAACCACTCGCTGGTCATGGCCAACTATGTTTCCCGGGCCAACGCGGCGGTCATCGACCTGCGTCAACTGTTGTCGCAGGGTTGA
- a CDS encoding NUDIX hydrolase, producing the protein MPISATEAAHRAASDAETIAWVDEQDQPLGALPRAELRERGLIGRGTYILLFNSAGELCVHRRTLSKAIYPGYWDVAAGGMVQADESYAESAARELEEELGVAGVELHAHEHFFFDQPGNRLWCAVFSAVWDGPLRLQPEEVIEARFLPLSEALEDSQRRPYCPDSLAALNRFIASQK; encoded by the coding sequence ATGCCGATATCAGCTACCGAGGCCGCGCATCGCGCCGCCTCCGATGCCGAAACCATCGCCTGGGTCGATGAGCAGGACCAGCCCTTGGGCGCCTTGCCCAGGGCCGAGCTGCGTGAGCGTGGCCTGATCGGCCGGGGGACCTATATTCTGCTGTTCAACTCCGCCGGCGAGCTCTGCGTGCACCGGCGGACTCTGAGCAAGGCGATCTATCCCGGTTACTGGGACGTGGCCGCTGGCGGAATGGTCCAGGCCGATGAAAGCTATGCCGAGTCGGCGGCGCGTGAGCTCGAGGAAGAGCTGGGGGTCGCTGGCGTCGAGCTGCACGCCCATGAGCATTTCTTTTTCGACCAGCCGGGCAACCGACTCTGGTGCGCAGTGTTTTCGGCTGTCTGGGACGGGCCTTTGCGCCTGCAGCCCGAAGAAGTGATCGAAGCGCGATTCCTGCCATTGTCCGAGGCGCTGGAGGACAGCCAGCGAAGGCCATACTGCCCGGACTCCCTGGCCGCACTGAACCGATTTATCGCGAGCCAGAAATAA
- a CDS encoding translation initiation factor Sui1, producing MAKKAASFAALGGLVFSTDAGRHCPDCRQPIDACICKQTAIPEGDGIARVRRESKGRGGKTVTTVSGVPLALDELKELATNLKRRCGTGGSLKDGVIEIQGDHVELLLAELVKLGFKAKKSGG from the coding sequence GTGGCCAAGAAAGCCGCATCCTTCGCCGCCCTGGGCGGCCTGGTGTTCTCCACCGACGCAGGTCGGCATTGTCCGGACTGTCGTCAGCCGATAGATGCCTGCATCTGTAAACAGACTGCTATCCCCGAAGGGGACGGCATTGCCCGCGTGCGCCGCGAAAGCAAAGGCCGTGGTGGCAAGACGGTCACCACCGTCAGTGGCGTGCCATTGGCGCTCGATGAGCTCAAGGAGCTTGCGACCAACCTCAAGCGTCGTTGCGGTACTGGCGGCTCGTTGAAGGACGGTGTCATCGAGATCCAGGGCGATCACGTCGAACTGCTGCTGGCAGAGCTGGTCAAACTCGGCTTCAAAGCCAAGAAGTCCGGCGGCTGA
- the speA gene encoding arginine decarboxylase, translating into MSVRRTRKDDGSQWTVADSRSVYGIRHWGAGYFAISEAGRVEVRPNGPGSAPIDLYEQVDELRKSGLSLPLLVRFPDILQDRVRQLTGAFDANIERLEYQSKYTALYPIKVNQQEAVVENIIATQNVSIGLEAGSKPELLAVLALAPKGGTIVCNGYKDREFIRLALMGQKLGHNVFIVIEKESEVTLVIEEAADLKVKPQVGLRVRLSSLASSKWADTGGEKSKFGLSAAQLISVVERFRAAGLDQGIRLLHFHMGSQIANLADYQHGFKEAIRYYGELRALGLPVDHIDVGGGLGVDYDGTHSRNASSINYDMDDYAGVVVGMLKEFCDAQGLPHPHIFSESGRALTAHHAMLVVQVTDVEKHNDEVPEIDDKDNLPETVQWLVDLLGPTDIEMVTETYWRATHYMSDVAAQYADGKITLAQKALAEQCYFAVCRRLHNSLKARQRSHRQVLDELNDKLADKYICNFSVFQSLPDTWAIGQVLPILPLHRLEEEPLRRAVLQDLTCDSDGKINQYVDEQSIETSLPVHAVNEGEDYLLGIFLVGAYQEILGDMHNLFGDTDSVNIYQNPDGSVYHAGIETHDTIEDMLRYVHLSPEELMTHYRDKVASAKISVRERTQFLDALRLGLTRSSYLSS; encoded by the coding sequence ATGTCCGTACGACGCACACGCAAAGACGATGGCAGCCAATGGACAGTTGCGGACAGCCGCAGTGTTTATGGGATTCGCCATTGGGGGGCCGGGTATTTCGCGATCAGCGAGGCCGGGCGCGTCGAAGTCCGTCCAAACGGCCCGGGCAGTGCGCCGATTGATTTGTACGAACAAGTCGACGAGTTGCGCAAGAGCGGCCTGTCCCTGCCATTGCTGGTCCGTTTCCCGGACATCCTGCAGGACCGCGTGCGCCAGCTGACCGGTGCCTTTGACGCCAATATCGAGCGCCTGGAATACCAGAGCAAGTACACCGCGTTGTACCCGATCAAGGTCAACCAGCAGGAAGCGGTGGTCGAGAACATCATCGCGACCCAGAACGTTTCCATCGGTCTGGAAGCCGGTTCCAAACCCGAGCTGCTGGCCGTGCTGGCGTTGGCGCCCAAGGGCGGCACCATCGTCTGCAATGGTTACAAGGATCGCGAGTTCATTCGTCTGGCGCTGATGGGGCAGAAGCTCGGTCATAATGTCTTTATCGTCATCGAAAAAGAGTCGGAAGTGACGCTGGTGATCGAAGAGGCGGCCGACCTCAAGGTCAAGCCACAGGTCGGCCTGCGCGTGCGCCTGTCCTCGCTGGCTTCGAGCAAGTGGGCCGATACCGGCGGCGAAAAGTCCAAGTTCGGCCTGTCGGCGGCGCAGTTGATTTCGGTTGTCGAGCGCTTCCGCGCCGCCGGCCTGGATCAGGGCATCCGCCTGCTGCACTTCCACATGGGTTCGCAGATCGCCAACCTGGCGGACTACCAGCACGGGTTCAAGGAAGCGATCCGCTACTACGGTGAATTGCGTGCACTGGGCCTGCCGGTCGACCATATCGATGTCGGCGGGGGGCTGGGCGTCGACTACGACGGTACCCATTCGCGCAACGCCAGCTCGATCAACTACGACATGGATGATTACGCCGGTGTGGTGGTCGGCATGCTCAAGGAATTCTGTGATGCCCAGGGGTTGCCGCACCCGCATATCTTCTCCGAGAGCGGTCGCGCGCTGACGGCCCACCACGCCATGCTGGTGGTCCAGGTCACCGACGTCGAGAAGCACAACGACGAAGTACCGGAAATCGACGACAAGGATAACCTGCCCGAGACCGTTCAGTGGCTGGTGGATCTGCTCGGCCCGACCGATATCGAAATGGTCACTGAAACCTACTGGCGTGCGACCCACTACATGAGCGACGTCGCCGCCCAGTACGCCGACGGCAAGATCACCCTGGCCCAGAAAGCCCTGGCCGAGCAGTGCTATTTCGCGGTATGCCGTCGCCTGCACAACTCGTTGAAAGCCCGCCAGCGTTCCCATCGCCAGGTGCTTGACGAGCTCAACGACAAGCTGGCCGACAAGTACATCTGCAATTTCTCGGTGTTCCAGAGCCTGCCCGATACCTGGGCCATCGGCCAGGTACTGCCGATCCTGCCGCTGCACCGTCTCGAGGAAGAGCCGCTGCGCCGCGCGGTATTGCAGGACCTGACCTGCGACTCCGACGGCAAGATCAACCAGTACGTCGACGAGCAAAGCATTGAGACCAGCCTGCCGGTGCATGCGGTCAACGAAGGCGAGGACTACCTGCTGGGTATCTTCCTGGTCGGCGCCTACCAGGAAATTCTCGGTGACATGCACAACCTGTTCGGTGACACCGACTCGGTGAACATCTATCAGAATCCGGATGGCAGCGTATACCACGCCGGTATCGAGACCCACGACACCATCGAGGACATGCTGCGCTACGTGCACCTGTCGCCCGAGGAGTTGATGACGCACTACCGCGACAAGGTCGCCAGCGCCAAGATCAGCGTGCGCGAGCGCACTCAGTTCCTGGATGCCTTGCGTTTGGGGCTGACCCGGTCTTCCTACTTGTCGTCCTGA
- a CDS encoding MATE family efflux transporter: protein MSQLLNDWRDRPTHRRVWALAAPMILSNISVPLVALVDSAVIGHLPHAHQLGAVAVGASLYSLLAWAMGFLRMGSTGFAAQAAGRNDGAGLRQILLQGLLLALLFSVLLGLLAVPFSHAALSLMQPSAALEQTTHDFFQTRLLGLPAALASFALVGWFLGTQNARAPLAILLTTNLLNIALNLWFVLGLDWGVVGSARASVVAEWTGALLGLAMTRPALRAYPGKVAWAALRRWQSWRPLLGVNRDIFIRSLALQAVFLLITIQGARLGDATVAANALLLNGLLLTAHALDGLAHAVEALCGHAIGARDRQALRRSLTVACGWSLLASLAFALLFMLGGHLFIEMQTNIAAVRETAFQYLPYLAVLPLVAVWSYLLDGLFIGATRAREMRNGMLLSVTIALPLAYAASGLGNHGLWMGFLLFMALRAVTLGAIARRLQRQDAWFEGPMH from the coding sequence ATGTCCCAACTGCTGAACGACTGGCGCGACCGCCCGACTCACCGGCGGGTCTGGGCGCTGGCCGCACCGATGATTCTTTCGAATATTTCCGTGCCTTTGGTGGCGCTGGTCGACAGCGCGGTGATCGGCCACCTGCCTCACGCTCACCAACTTGGCGCAGTGGCGGTCGGCGCCAGCCTGTACAGCCTGCTCGCCTGGGCCATGGGCTTTCTGCGCATGGGCTCGACCGGGTTCGCAGCCCAGGCAGCCGGGCGCAATGACGGTGCCGGCCTGCGGCAAATTCTGTTGCAGGGGTTGCTGTTGGCATTGCTGTTTTCAGTGCTGCTGGGGCTTCTGGCTGTGCCGTTCAGTCATGCTGCGCTCAGCCTGATGCAGCCCTCGGCGGCACTAGAACAGACCACTCACGATTTTTTCCAGACGCGTTTGCTCGGGCTGCCAGCGGCCCTGGCCAGTTTCGCCCTGGTGGGTTGGTTTCTCGGCACTCAAAACGCCCGCGCGCCGCTGGCGATTCTGCTGACGACCAATCTGCTGAACATCGCCCTGAACCTGTGGTTCGTGCTCGGCCTGGACTGGGGCGTGGTCGGTTCGGCGCGGGCGTCGGTCGTGGCGGAATGGACGGGGGCCTTGCTCGGGTTGGCCATGACCCGCCCGGCCCTGCGCGCCTACCCGGGCAAGGTCGCCTGGGCGGCGCTGCGTCGCTGGCAAAGCTGGCGCCCGTTGCTGGGTGTCAATCGCGATATCTTCATACGCAGCCTGGCCCTGCAAGCGGTGTTCTTGCTGATTACCATCCAGGGCGCACGCCTGGGCGATGCCACCGTGGCGGCCAATGCCTTGCTGCTCAATGGATTGCTGCTGACTGCGCACGCCCTCGACGGGCTGGCCCATGCAGTCGAAGCGCTTTGTGGCCACGCGATTGGCGCACGTGACCGCCAGGCCCTGCGCCGCTCGTTGACGGTCGCCTGTGGCTGGTCGCTGCTGGCGAGCCTGGCCTTTGCCCTACTGTTCATGTTGGGCGGGCATTTGTTTATCGAGATGCAGACCAACATTGCCGCCGTACGCGAGACGGCGTTCCAGTACCTGCCGTATCTGGCTGTGCTGCCGTTGGTAGCGGTCTGGAGTTATTTACTGGATGGGTTGTTCATAGGCGCCACGCGGGCTCGGGAAATGCGCAACGGGATGCTGCTCAGCGTGACCATAGCGCTGCCGCTCGCCTATGCCGCGAGCGGTCTGGGCAATCATGGGTTGTGGATGGGGTTTCTGCTGTTCATGGCCTTGCGTGCGGTAACGCTGGGCGCGATTGCCAGGCGGTTGCAGAGGCAGGATGCGTGGTTCGAAGGGCCGATGCACTGA
- a CDS encoding antitoxin, with the protein MEQGAVFKSNRSQAVRLPKAVALPDDVTRVDVVAIGRARLITPAGESWDSWFEGESVSVDFMSEREQPADQERETF; encoded by the coding sequence ATGGAACAAGGCGCTGTATTCAAAAGCAATCGCAGCCAGGCTGTCCGATTGCCCAAGGCGGTTGCGTTGCCCGACGATGTTACCCGGGTGGATGTGGTGGCAATAGGGCGAGCCCGTCTGATTACCCCGGCAGGGGAATCCTGGGACAGCTGGTTCGAGGGCGAAAGCGTGAGCGTCGATTTCATGTCGGAGCGTGAACAGCCCGCCGATCAGGAGCGTGAGACTTTTTAA
- the vapC gene encoding tRNA(fMet)-specific endonuclease VapC codes for MLKYMLDTNICIFTLKNKPQEVREAFTRHHGQLCISTVTLMELIYGAEKSAAPEKNLAVIEGFAARLEVLSYDNQAAAHSGQLRAELAKSGKPIGPYDQMIAGHARSLGLILVTNNLGEFERVKGLRLEDWVNAHAIG; via the coding sequence ATGCTCAAATACATGCTGGATACCAACATCTGTATCTTCACTTTGAAGAACAAACCCCAGGAAGTTCGAGAAGCGTTCACTCGTCATCACGGTCAGTTGTGCATCAGCACGGTCACTCTGATGGAGTTGATTTACGGGGCGGAGAAGTCCGCAGCCCCAGAGAAAAACCTGGCAGTCATCGAAGGTTTCGCAGCCCGGCTCGAGGTATTGAGTTATGACAACCAAGCTGCTGCACACAGCGGTCAACTGAGGGCTGAGCTGGCTAAAAGCGGTAAGCCGATTGGGCCCTACGATCAGATGATTGCCGGTCACGCCAGATCGTTGGGGCTTATCCTGGTCACCAATAATCTCGGGGAGTTCGAGCGTGTGAAGGGGCTGCGGTTAGAGGATTGGGTCAATGCTCATGCCATCGGTTGA